The following proteins are encoded in a genomic region of Saccharopolyspora antimicrobica:
- a CDS encoding GNAT family N-acetyltransferase, producing the protein MQPPLTTERLIVRDWTDSDADVQAALALYGRPEVTEWLTPVIANVADLAAMRAVVHSWLESQPNLVPPTGRWAMQRRSDDVVVGGLVLRMLPPYDHDLELTWQLRPEAWGSGYATEAATALLHWAFSYDIDAVFALARPDNTRAISTARRIGMEWVGETTKYYDTALQVYRIRQGDLPG; encoded by the coding sequence ATGCAGCCTCCCCTGACCACCGAACGACTGATCGTGCGCGACTGGACCGACAGCGACGCCGACGTGCAGGCCGCGCTCGCGCTCTACGGAAGGCCCGAGGTGACCGAGTGGCTCACCCCGGTCATCGCCAACGTCGCCGACCTCGCCGCGATGCGCGCCGTGGTGCACTCCTGGCTCGAGTCGCAGCCCAACCTGGTGCCGCCGACCGGCAGGTGGGCGATGCAGCGCCGCTCCGACGACGTGGTGGTCGGCGGGCTGGTGCTGCGGATGCTGCCGCCCTACGACCACGACCTGGAACTGACCTGGCAGCTGCGCCCCGAGGCGTGGGGATCCGGCTACGCCACCGAGGCCGCGACCGCGCTGCTGCACTGGGCGTTCAGCTACGACATCGACGCGGTGTTCGCGCTGGCCCGGCCGGACAACACGCGGGCGATATCCACCGCGCGGCGCATCGGCATGGAGTGGGTCGGCGAGACGACCAAGTACTACGACACGGCGCTGCAGGTCTACCGCATCCGGCAGGGCGACCTGCCCGGATGA